Genomic DNA from Dermacentor variabilis isolate Ectoservices chromosome 6, ASM5094787v1, whole genome shotgun sequence:
CAATTATATGTTTATCCTTCTTCGCAGGGACGCGGTGAACAATGTCTATGTCAGATGGTGCCACATTGCAGCCAATCTTGTCGCCGATTTCTTGGAGAACAGCGATGCGATTCTCGCCCTGTGTGGACGGCACACCCCTGATCTCGACATTCTTTGTACGAGAATACTGCTCGAGGTCCGCTACCCTTCTAGCCAGCTTTTCATTTTCCTTTGCGAGTGTTTTGTTCTCTGCATTCACAGTGTCACATTTCCCTCTCGATTCTTCGTACAGCTGGTTCATCATGCGCAAACTTTCACGCATTTCTGCGATTTCTTTCCGAAGGGCGTCAACATCGCGAGCAAGTTCTG
This window encodes:
- the LOC142586387 gene encoding uncharacterized protein LOC142586387, which gives rise to MRESLRMMNQLYEESRGKCDTVNAENKTLAKENEKLARRVADLEQYSRTKNVEIRGVPSTQGENRIAVLQEIGDKIGCNVAPSDIDIVHRVPAKKDKHIIARFYSRTKKADFVNKAQKARLNTTTLGFPPSAEAKVFINDHSTQDNKRLFAQALELKKQHNWKFLWTDNCRIKARKTGGRVYIISSTRDLSLIAS